The stretch of DNA TCGACTACATGTCGCGCCTGGCATCCGACGGGCTACAGAACGATCAAGTGATCTGGCACGGCAGTGGAAGATACGGCATCTTCAACGAGGAGCAGATGAATTTCCTTTTCTCGGTTATTCTGTCGTTGTCTGGAGTTACTGTTGTCAGCTGTCCTGAGCCCTATCATGTGAATAATGAGACGAGAAGAATTGACCATGTGGAGGTCAGAAAGGCTAAGCCATCTAGAGCAGCTGCAAGACTCATTATTAGTTGTCTTGGAGGAACGACAAAGCCTGAGACAAGTGAAACAGCTTCACCAGATGTCCTCGACACTCTTCTCACGTTGATTACCTCGCTCGAGTCCTTTTTCCACCCCTCCAACCAAGGCAAGTGGTCCAAGGGACTCTTTGAACtcatcaacctcctcgtcgagTACTTTCTCCTCCGATGGAACCAAGAACAGGAAGGCCAGGTGTTCTCCGTGGACCCCTCGCGGTTCCTGTCAGCCGACACGAAGCGCAAGTTCGTCAATGTGCTCAGAAATGTCGTCTTCTTTGGTATCTACTCTAAGAACAGGCTCCTCTCTCGCATGGCAATCAACTGCCTGCAGGGCCTCGCGTTCCTGGAGCCTCACGTGATCATCCCTCAGTTTCTCAAGGAAGCGTACCCGTCACTTCAGGGACTGGTCGAGACCCATCGAACTCTGACCACTCTTCAGACACTAGTGGCGCTCGTGAGGATTATTAGTCAGCAATCGAGATACCGcatccacgtgaccacacTGTTATCGCTGGCGTTGCCTGGTATTGATGCCAACGATGTGGACAAGACGTTTCAGGCGTTGTCGGTGATTCATGTGGCGGCATTGAATGTACCGTTTACTGAGTCTTCAGAATCACAAGAcaactcacgtgaccagacACTGGAGTATGACCCCGAGTCGTACCATCCCCCATCCGACCCCGCGTTTTACATTACACATGACGTGGAAatgctggaggagactggcactctccctcctcttccagccGCTCTGTGCAACGATATTTGTGTTGCTACCACGACAGGCTTTCCTCTTTTAGTAGACACGTTGTTTGAACGGCTTTTCAACTTGCTGGAGAACCTGCCTGACGTGTCACGTGCTTCCAAAGAACGTGATTTCCCCGAGGCTCAAGTCGTATCCATTTTGACGCCAATGCTTATGGCTGTTCTAGGAGGTGTTTCTAAGGACATGTTCGAAAAGTGCTGTGCACGAATGGCCGATTTCAtttctggtcacgtgatccacaCGGCTACCGACGCCATTGCCAATATGAGCGGCGCTATGGTTCGTGTGAACTCTTCCGTTGCTTGCAAATATCTTTTCCCGGTAGTGTTCCACGGTATCCGAAATCAGATTATGAGCAACGGTGCCGGTAGTactcgtcacgtgagctCAGAAATTctcccacgtgaccgagcGCTCATTTGGCATCTTTCTGTGCTCAATTTGTGTGTTGCTCATGCCAACAAGACGCTGATGGATTACCAAGATGAGCTGATGGAGCTCACGTCGTTCTTGCGCGAGAAATGTCGGGGAAATATCATTTTCCACTCGGCAAACACCGTCCACCACATTCTCATGTCTCTGACGAATCTGGCAGTGGTGGACTGCAGCCCAGGCATTGATAACGTCATCCAGTGGGGCCAACGAGTAGACcccaagcagctggtcaTCAAGTGGTATGTTCCTGGCGAGGCGGAGGTCGGATTTGCCGTCCAGTTGTTTGATGAGCAGGTTGGACTGAGTCTTGAGGCTCTTAACGGTGTCATTGCCAAACTGAACGGAGGCGATTCGAACGGCCAGAGCAACGGAGATGGAGTAACTGAGCTGTCTGACTTCATCACCCGCCACGTGACTTATCTTCGAACCTCGCTGGCCGGTATTTCCATCCTCTTTGACCCGTGCTACGACTTGGCCTACTCCGCTGCGGATTCGACCGACTCTGTGTCTGATGATGGTATGTCAGAGTCCTCCGACGTCGATGCTGACTCAGCGGAGCCTGGTGACATTGAGTTTGAGCAGGAGCCCATTTGTGACGACGCTGACATGTTTGGCGATTTTGTGGAACTCAAGAAGTTGCGTGAGTATCCTTCTGGGTACCTTTTTGCCAGGCAGAACGAGAAGAGTGCGAGATTGTTGGgtgagtcacgtggaacGGACGATGAGTCGCGTGATATCACTGTGAATGATGGAGCCGGAAATGCGTCTAACGACGCCGCTGTTGTTGAATCGTCTTTCTTCGACTCAACTTATGTACACTTGCACAAGCTCCGACTCTCAATCGGTCACGTGCTTCACAATCTGCACAACTCTCTTCTCACTCATCGTTCGACGgacatctcctccttcaagGCTCTGCTCTTTGCTCTGAAGGTGTACTTGTCTGATGTTGGCATTGAGAAGACGTCCAAGTCGGTGATCATCCAGATCGCGGCTTACTCATATGAGGTGCGAAAATGCAACACTCTGGGACTGCGAAAAGACTACCCCCGAGCTGTTCTGATTCGTCGAGCTCTGGCCCACCACCATGAGCGTCTGCTGCACAAATTTGGAGCTCGTCACATGACTCCTTTTGAGAAGTCCCTCCTTATGGATATTCTGAAATCATGTCTTTCTATTTATCCTGACATTCGACGTAATGCGCAGAGCTGTCTGGAAAGTGCGATCAAGACGATTATGAAGTGCAGACCTCTGATTCTTCCTTTCATTCTGCGGTCTTGTGACGAGGCTATTGGTCAACAGCAGTGGGAGAAGGCTATTTCGGCCTGCCTTGTTTTGGAGATGAGTGTGATGAACACTTGTCTCAAACGAAACATTCGCCACGTGCCGCTGTTCATTCAGGTTATGACAAGAGCCCTGGAAGCTGATTCGTTGATGCTCAACCGACAAGCCCAGAGTTTGCTCATGACTCTTCTCAATGACGGTTTTCGACTTCCCAGCAGCTATTTCAAGTTTGACGATTCGCATATTGCTGGAATTGAACCTGCTGAGTCATCTAGAGGCGAGGTTGATGCCaagattgagaagatgcGTGCTGAAAAGACTACCAAACGAGCCGAAGCCGTcaaggtcacgtggtcagTCGATGAGCTTATGAACCGTATCCAGATGTCTTCGGGCAACTGGAAGGTGGTACTGTTGTGCTGTTCCATCCAGGTGTCCCTCAATCGAAGCTTTGAGATGAAGACGTCTCGTGAAACGTGGTCTGTTATTGCCAGGGGTCTCACTAACCAGCATCCGATGGTTGCCCAGATGTACTTCTCGTCTTTTGAGGGCCTTATTGGAAAGGTGCTCACTTTGGCTGTGAATGGCTATGATAtgagtcatgtgaccagTGACCAGGTTGAGAAGGCTGGTTACACTCTGATTGAGACCGACAAAGACTTTGGTGGCCGTCTTGTCACCATTCTACGTCAGCGAGAAGAGACTGGATGGATCTTAGACGTGCCCTGCGCTTTTGGATGGCTTTTGTGGCCCAAGAAGTTGGAAGTGATTGATTTGGGTGGTACGCTAACAAGTGGTCATCGAGACTCGGCCCCTTTCACACTATCAGAGCACG from Yarrowia lipolytica chromosome 1D, complete sequence encodes:
- a CDS encoding uncharacterized protein (Compare to YALI0D22520g, similar to Saccharomyces cerevisiae BLM10 (YFL007W); ancestral locus Anc_8.69, some similarities with uniprot|P43583 Saccharomyces cerevisiae YFL007w BLM3), with product MTLVTVDVAERRAQEGPESRDKSCDNPRDSLAALNTCLQDVATATTDNRLIPRTYPYTASLPYPVESRDDQLNHLSHVISKLYAAIRADDLSPGGGSVTAASICHWTRELKSWVRLKFDLPLSARLALIRVYYDLSLATVVSAASNTVIPGGDDVPFDKFVSMFCLLAREHVLLLKEGLKLDYKPLYKLLKYAFLPAPPFVEPSQQDKSALVRLVQSARVFFEPGCIDDVMEDLLPSFSPLSSQQSHPVVSLLMYFTPPSCNPQTYLPSLFHLWKTLRVSKHFDFQMLDYMSRLASDGLQNDQVIWHGSGRYGIFNEEQMNFLFSVILSLSGVTVVSCPEPYHVNNETRRIDHVEVRKAKPSRAAARLIISCLGGTTKPETSETASPDVLDTLLTLITSLESFFHPSNQGKWSKGLFELINLLVEYFLLRWNQEQEGQVFSVDPSRFLSADTKRKFVNVLRNVVFFGIYSKNRLLSRMAINCLQGLAFLEPHVIIPQFLKEAYPSLQGLVETHRTLTTLQTLVALVRIISQQSRYRIHVTTLLSLALPGIDANDVDKTFQALSVIHVAALNVPFTESSESQDNSRDQTLEYDPESYHPPSDPAFYITHDVEMLEETGTLPPLPAALCNDICVATTTGFPLLVDTLFERLFNLLENLPDVSRASKERDFPEAQVVSILTPMLMAVLGGVSKDMFEKCCARMADFISGHVIHTATDAIANMSGAMVRVNSSVACKYLFPVVFHGIRNQIMSNGAGSTRHVSSEILPRDRALIWHLSVLNLCVAHANKTLMDYQDELMELTSFLREKCRGNIIFHSANTVHHILMSLTNLAVVDCSPGIDNVIQWGQRVDPKQLVIKWYVPGEAEVGFAVQLFDEQVGLSLEALNGVIAKLNGGDSNGQSNGDGVTELSDFITRHVTYLRTSLAGISILFDPCYDLAYSAADSTDSVSDDGMSESSDVDADSAEPGDIEFEQEPICDDADMFGDFVELKKLREYPSGYLFARQNEKSARLLGESRGTDDESRDITVNDGAGNASNDAAVVESSFFDSTYVHLHKLRLSIGHVLHNLHNSLLTHRSTDISSFKALLFALKVYLSDVGIEKTSKSVIIQIAAYSYEVRKCNTLGLRKDYPRAVLIRRALAHHHERLLHKFGARHMTPFEKSLLMDILKSCLSIYPDIRRNAQSCLESAIKTIMKCRPLILPFILRSCDEAIGQQQWEKAISACLVLEMSVMNTCLKRNIRHVPLFIQVMTRALEADSLMLNRQAQSLLMTLLNDGFRLPSSYFKFDDSHIAGIEPAESSRGEVDAKIEKMRAEKTTKRAEAVKVTWSVDELMNRIQMSSGNWKVVLLCCSIQVSLNRSFEMKTSRETWSVIARGLTNQHPMVAQMYFSSFEGLIGKVLTLAVNGYDMSHVTSDQVEKAGYTLIETDKDFGGRLVTILRQREETGWILDVPCAFGWLLWPKKLEVIDLGGTLTSGHRDSAPFTLSEHDQSAMSVFSEIITLEMIRKLIHDNTNDADDESDFSVESCGFVASLLRLYQLKLVTWTIEDLLNLVLKSFDPTDKQSHRTLTEYFGGCLLSLKFLSSRETRDLVNKTILDTFTSVIKTHLTPENVKYWWALISWTTHQIDPRLWGPIADFISKFTIDESSHMAFKQVAKLEFFRRVVYYSEWHLDTDVQLGQLWSHVAHEYSNVRAALAVTLGELYRVQYEETDRFVDVGDFLQKNECANDTGLGLGVYTLPERLKSPLINCMSLITSSDINKKSITNTAKTLVAFIMRRLSSSSGRDLVPLIQQLLECLMSMCLVRDDPELLIEASATVVSLGDVALESSQMDHVVSAVESIVSSASHRKQKLALIQFLQVFFFRHQFVMTQKHRSRVLATVTELMHDKEVEIRSAAAKALSGILRCLPEQERDSQVHHLHVTFRELLVKNPAKRVKAVSREDKTTRDLLAATRHTAVLGLGTIINAFPYVSPPPDWAPEILVTLATKAGSDSEFVGRSVKEILGDFKKTRQDTWHIDSKKFTEDQLADLEGVLWKPYFV